In Deltaproteobacteria bacterium, the DNA window GCGCGAGCAGCCCCAAGCGGCGCCCGATCCGCAAACCGAAAAGCTGTTTGCCGAGACCGTCTGGCTGGAGGTGCAGAAACAAACCTTGCTCGGCGCAGTCAAGAAAGTCGAAGACGGCGCCTAGCAAGTGATCACCCTGGCGACCTTTCTCGGCGGCGCCTATTTTGCCGCGGTGTCGTTTGCCAAACTGGGCGCGGTCGAGAGCCCCTACCTGCGTTGCCTCTTGATCGCGCCGCTCATATCCTGGCTGATAGCCATCGGCTGCGCGATACCGGCCATTGTGCCAACCCGGCTGCATGACTTGAACTTGGGCGACTCGCTATCGAGCAAGCTGTTTTTTGTCCGCTTCGTCGGCAGCAACGTCAAACTTCTTCGTTGCGCGTTGTTGTTTCAGTTGCTCGGCATCGCCGCCACCATGCTGGTTTTGTGGGCCGTGATTTCCGGCTGGGTAAGCTACACCGTTGAGCCCGTGCGATTGAGCTAGATTCCCAATATCCGCAGATCCAACTAGCCGCCCGGCATCGGTGGACGCCAGAAATAGCTGCCGCTGATCGGCCGGTGTATTGCAACAGACCGTCGACCATCCCGTCTGCGGCAGTTGCCCGGTTCGTTCGAACCAAAGCGCCATTTCTGTCGACGGAACCGCCAAACCTCCGCGTCTTTCAAGCAACGAACTCGGAATAGAGTACCAACAGGGAGAGGCAACACAGTCAGCGTTTCTGTTTTCGTGATTTTCGTGTGTTTCGTGGTTAGTTCTTCTGTGTTTCGCGCTTTTCGTGTTTTTTTTCTTGAATTTCGACGTTGAATCGTAAACACCCAAATTTGACAGACCCTCCACTCGGTCGAAATCAAGGTTGAACCAGCAACCTTTGCGTGCTTCGCGACATCTAAGAACCGTCACGCTGAATCACTCGGCGGCACCGAAATCTTCACGGAGGTTCTGTAACTATGAACAAGCGAAACGCTGCAATCGGATTAGGAGTCATCGCTCTTGCGCTGGCCTGGTACACCTTTCGGCCCGAGTTGTTGTTTGTCGATAAGCAGGTCAACGAGCAACTCCCAGCGACCCAGGCTGCAGGCCGCCAAGCGGCGCTCTCCGTCGGCCAGTTCAAGAGTTTTGCCCACGAGACCCGCGGTTTGGCATCGATCTATCAGCTGGCTGACGGCAAGCGGACCTTACGGCTGACCGATTTCGAAACCTCCAATGGCCCCGATGTCCATGTTTACTTGTCCGCTGCCATCGTTGAGAAGGGCGGTGACGCCATCGCGGCCGCCGGCTTTGTCGATCTGGGCTCGATGAAGGGCAACAAGGGCGATCAGAACTACGATATCCCGGCCCACGTCGACTTGAACAAATACAAACATGTGACTATCTGGTGCGCCCGCTTTGGCGTTAACTTTGCCAGCGCACCGCTGGGCGCGGCACAAAGTTAATTAAACCGCGCGGCGCATCGCTTTGGCTTTCTCAGGCATCTAACAGTCGAGACATTGTCGCGGAGAGACGCTCATGTCGAACAACCACTACGACATCATTATCATCGGTTCTGGCGCGGGCGGCGGAACCCTGGCTCATAAGCTTGCTCCTTCAGCGAAACGGATACTGATTCTTGAGCGCGGCGACTACGTGCCGCGCGAAAAAGACAACTGGAATCCGCGTGCGGTCAACCTCGAAGGCAAATATCAAACTAAAGAGAAGTGGCGCGACAAGGACGGCAGGGAGCTGCATCCGCACGCCAATTACTACGTTGGCGGCAACACTAAATTTTTCGGCGCCGCGCTATTTCGCCTGCGCAAGGAAGACTTCGGCGAGATCAAGCACCAGGGCGGCATCTCACCGGCATGGCCGATTGGTTATGACGAATTAGAACCGTTCTACGGCGAAGCCGAGAAACTCTATCACGTCCACGGTCAACGCAACGAAGACCCCACGGATCCGCCAGCATCCTCCCCCTACTCCCACCCTGCGGTCAGCCACGAGCCGCGCATCCAGCAGTTGTCCGACGATTTTACGCGGCTCGGACTGCACCCATTTCACACGCCTTTGGGGGTGATGTTGGATGAAAAGAATCCGCGCCAAAGCAAATGCATCCGCTGCGAGACCTGCGACGGCTTCCCTTGTCTAGTCTACGCCAAGTCCGACTCGCAAGTTTCTGCCGTCGACCCAGCGCTCACCCATCCCAACGTTTCGCTCATGACCAATGCCTATGTCGAGCGCCTCGAAACCGACAACTCAGGACGACGCGTCGAGAAGGTGATCGTGCAACACAATGGCAACCGCGCAGAGCTATCGGCCGACATCGTGGTCTCCGCCTGCGGCGCAATCAACTCCGCGGCGCTGCTCTTACGCTCGGCCAGCGACCAACATCCGCGCGGCCTGGCTAACAGCTCCGACGTTGTCGGGCGCCACTACATGGGCCATGTGAATTCCGTGTTAATGGCGTTGTCGAAATGTCCCAACCCGACGATCTTTCAAAAATCCCTATCGATAAACGATTTTTACTTCGGATCGGCCGACTGGCACTATCCGATGGGCCATATCTCTTTTGTCGGCAAGCTCGACGGCGAGACGCTCAAAGGCGGCGCGCCGGCATTCACACCGGGCTGGACCCTCGACAAAATGGCGCAGCATTCGCTCGATTTCTGGCTGACCTCGGAAGACCTGCCCGACCCGAACAATCGCGTGGCTCTCGATCGCGACGGCGGCATCGTGTTGAGCTACCGGCCCAACAACGAAGAAGGCCACAAACGTTTGATCGCAAAGCTCAAAGAGCTCATGCAAAAGCAGACCAAGTGCGCCGTCCATGGCCACGAGTGCCACGAAGGATTGTTCTCACGCAACCTATTCGTTGGTCAGCGCATCCCCCTCGCCGGCGTCGCCCATCAGGTCGGCACGGTGCGCTTCGGCAAAGATCCGAAAACCAGCGCGCTGGATAGAAACTGCAAAGCGCATGATCTTGATAATCTTTACGTCGTCGACGGCAGCTTTTTCGTCTCCAGCGGCGCGGTCAATCCGGCGCTGACGATCATGGCGAACGCGCTAAGAGTCGGCCAGCATATTATCGAAAGGATTCGATAATATGCTGGCTGACAAATTCAAGATTACAATTTCACAATCACAAATTTCGGAGCGACGATTCGAAGGTTCGTGCTGGCTGGCAGTCTGCTTTTTTAATTTTTGCTTTTTAATTTTTAATTCCCCTTCCCCCGCACAGCTTGTGAAAGCGGTCGATGCCGTCGGCATGACCGTCGCCGACATGGACCGCTCGATAGACTTCTTCAACAAAGTCCTTTCTTTCGACAAGATCTCCGATGTCGAACTTCATGGCAGCGATTATGAAAAACTCCAAGGCCTCTTTGGCTTGCGCATGCGCGTGGTGCGCATGAAACTCGGCACCGAGACAATTGAGTTAACGCAGTATCTGGCGCCGGAGGGGCGCCCGATTCCACCGGACTGGCGCAGCAACGATCACGCCTTCCAACATATCGCCATTGTCGTTAGCGACATGGACAAGGCATATCAACACCTGCGCAGCCACAAGATTCGCCACGCATCGACCGGTCCACAGACGATTCCGGCTACGAACAAAGCCGCCGCCGGCATTCGCGCTTTCTATTTCAAAGATCCCGATGGCCATCATCTGGAGATCATCTATTTCCCGCAGGGTAAAGGCGACCCGCGCTGGCAGCAGAAAAACGACCGGCTCTTTCTCGGCATCGACCACACGGCCATCGTAGTTTCGAGCACCGCCAATAGTCTAAAATACTATCGTGATCTGCTCGGACTGAAACTTGCCGGTGAAAGCATGAATTACGGCGTCGAACAGGAACATCTGAACAACGTCGCCGGCGCGCGCCTGCACATCAGCGGCCTGCGCGCTTTGAGTGGGCCGGGCATCGAGTTTTTGGAGTATCTAACACCGCGTGACGGGCGTCCGGCGCCACGCGACACGCGCGCCAACGATATTTGGCATTGGCAAACTACGCTGACGACAGATAATGCGCTCGGAGCCTGGCATAAGCATCCGTCACTGTCGCGCTCCGCTGCAACGCGAAACCCGAAACGCGAAACCCGAAACGCTCTCCTCGCCTCCCCTGGGGTTGCCGAGATCAAAGAAAAACAACTAGGATTCGTCAGGGGTTTCCTGGCACGCGATCCAGACGGGCATGGGCTACAGTTCGTAGAAAGATGAGTAGGGACGACCGGCTGGTCGCCCGCGCCCTCACCCCTACCCTCTCCCGTCGAAATGGGCGAGGGGGTCGGAAAATTGTCATTGACGAAACGACTCCAGAATGAACTTCGATTCAAACCGAAAGATGCACGACGAGTGGCTCGAAGCCGACGGC includes these proteins:
- a CDS encoding DM13 domain-containing protein; this encodes MNKRNAAIGLGVIALALAWYTFRPELLFVDKQVNEQLPATQAAGRQAALSVGQFKSFAHETRGLASIYQLADGKRTLRLTDFETSNGPDVHVYLSAAIVEKGGDAIAAAGFVDLGSMKGNKGDQNYDIPAHVDLNKYKHVTIWCARFGVNFASAPLGAAQS
- a CDS encoding GMC family oxidoreductase, with the translated sequence MSNNHYDIIIIGSGAGGGTLAHKLAPSAKRILILERGDYVPREKDNWNPRAVNLEGKYQTKEKWRDKDGRELHPHANYYVGGNTKFFGAALFRLRKEDFGEIKHQGGISPAWPIGYDELEPFYGEAEKLYHVHGQRNEDPTDPPASSPYSHPAVSHEPRIQQLSDDFTRLGLHPFHTPLGVMLDEKNPRQSKCIRCETCDGFPCLVYAKSDSQVSAVDPALTHPNVSLMTNAYVERLETDNSGRRVEKVIVQHNGNRAELSADIVVSACGAINSAALLLRSASDQHPRGLANSSDVVGRHYMGHVNSVLMALSKCPNPTIFQKSLSINDFYFGSADWHYPMGHISFVGKLDGETLKGGAPAFTPGWTLDKMAQHSLDFWLTSEDLPDPNNRVALDRDGGIVLSYRPNNEEGHKRLIAKLKELMQKQTKCAVHGHECHEGLFSRNLFVGQRIPLAGVAHQVGTVRFGKDPKTSALDRNCKAHDLDNLYVVDGSFFVSSGAVNPALTIMANALRVGQHIIERIR
- a CDS encoding VOC family protein, with protein sequence MLADKFKITISQSQISERRFEGSCWLAVCFFNFCFLIFNSPSPAQLVKAVDAVGMTVADMDRSIDFFNKVLSFDKISDVELHGSDYEKLQGLFGLRMRVVRMKLGTETIELTQYLAPEGRPIPPDWRSNDHAFQHIAIVVSDMDKAYQHLRSHKIRHASTGPQTIPATNKAAAGIRAFYFKDPDGHHLEIIYFPQGKGDPRWQQKNDRLFLGIDHTAIVVSSTANSLKYYRDLLGLKLAGESMNYGVEQEHLNNVAGARLHISGLRALSGPGIEFLEYLTPRDGRPAPRDTRANDIWHWQTTLTTDNALGAWHKHPSLSRSAATRNPKRETRNALLASPGVAEIKEKQLGFVRGFLARDPDGHGLQFVER